From Quercus robur chromosome 8, dhQueRobu3.1, whole genome shotgun sequence:
GGTTTATACTCTATTTATCATCGATGGCTTACCAGAAAAGGGAGGAAATGCATTTTGGATTCAAAAAAGATTCAAAGAAGTAAGATTTTAGATGAATTGTAGCGGTTCTGTGTTAAACTGTCAATCATGCCTATCTTTTCTCGTTGAGCTCTGGTTACACTTGTTCACTTCTGGACGGTtgtataatcatatataaaatattgacCAATAAATAATGGAAATTACCTGTGcaagaaatatattaagtttttatttatttatttattttttggttcatttttcaaatttccaGGTACTATTTATCTTTAAGGGGAATCGTGATGGATTTCAGCTCAGGAGAGGATTCAGATATTAGTGAATCTGAAATGGATGAGTATGAAGATAAAActtatgaaaaattgaagaatGGGAATCACAATGTCAAAAACTCAAATGAGACATTCACTTGCCCCTACTGCCCGAAGAAGAAAAAACGAGATTATCTATATAAGGAACTTCTTCAGCATGCTTCTGGGGTGGGCAACAGTAGTTCAGATAAAAGAAGTGCAAAAGAGAAGGCTAATCACCTTGCTCTGGTGAAATATTTGGAAAAGGATTTAGCAAGTCCATCAAAACCTGTGAACGAGAATGATCCTCCTGTTGGCTGCGACCACGATGAGAAATTAGTGTGGCCTTGGACAGGAATTGTGGTTAACATTCCAACTAAACGAACAGAGGAAGGGAGATATGTAGGAGAAAGTGGATCCAAGCTGAGGGATGAATTGAAAAGTAGAGGGTTTAATCCCACAAGGGTCCACCCTCTATGGAATTTTCGGGGTCATTCAGGAAGTGCTGTTGTGGAATTCTGCAAAGATTGGCCGGGGTTACATAATGCCATGTCATTTGAGAGGGCTTATGAGGCAGATCATCATGGGAAAAAGGACTGGTTAGCTAATAATGACCAAAAATCTGGTCTTTATGCTTGGGTTGCCCGTGCAGATGACTATAATTCAACTGGAATTATTGGGGACCACCTACAAAAGATTGGAGATGTTAGGACAATTTCTGACATTATGGAGGAAGAAGCACGGAAGCAGGGTAAACTTGTGTCTAATCTGAAAAACCTCATTGAGGTCAAGAACAAGTGTTTGAAAGAAATGGAGGAAAGATGTACTCAAACTACAGTATCCCTTAGCAACATAATAGAAGAGAAAGATAAGCTCCTTCAAGCCTATAATGAAGGTTTGTTCTGTTATAGAGATCCAATGTTTACTTTTCTTTAGTAACCTAAAGTATAATATGTTTTCAGCTTTTTACAGCTGTGGAATTCCTGCATAGTTGGTGAGTTGTAGTGTAGATTTCGGCATATTGGATATTTTACTATCTAGTGTCAGGCTGTTGTCATGACATTAATCTATCCCATGTTTTTTTGCTTGATAGAGATTAAAAAGATACAACTGAGTGCGAGGGATCACTTTCAGAGGATTTTTAAAGACCACGAAAAGCTCAAGTTGCTAGTGGAATCTCAGAAAACTGAGCTTGAGCACCGTGGGGTAGAATTGGAAAAGCGTGAGGCACGGAACGAGAGCGAAAGCAAAAAGCTCGCTGAAGAGATTGAAAAGGTATTGTTACTTTGGGCTTCATTGCTGTCATAGTTTCTCTTAGATTCACAATTCACATGCTATAATTACTGAAGGAGGTGTTATACAACACCCCTGGACATAAGGGTCAAGGGTGGTTCCCATGCTTGTGGGCTCCACGCCCATGCGAGAGGGGTATTGTATGCAACCGTTAAACAAGATAATAAATCTTATTGAAGAGGTAAATTGtctttggttaaaaaaaaattttgaatttgagagaAATGATCAAGTTGCTCTAAAAGGGGAAGAACAGAGTGATCTTTTTTCCCTTGGTACTCATCAAATCTGATAATCCCCAGAATGATTGATTAGAAAACTGTTAAACTTGACATTGTCAAATTAACTCCTATTATCTGCTTTAATTTATTCAACTAGTCATTACTTATctaaataaagaaatgaaaaaaattattcaactaGTTGCAGCATCAGTTGAAGTGTTCTTTTTATGATTATGCTTTCATGTTTGCAAGACTGTTTGACAGAGctgtttttgttattctttcAGAATGCTATAAGAAATAGTTCTTTGCAATTggcctcattggagcaagaaaaGGCTGATGTGAATGTATTGAAACTGGCTGAAGATCAGAAGGTTTGTGAGTTGTTTCTAAGTGCTTAAAGGATAACCTAAACATTTCCTTGTCATTTTGGATAAAGATAGATTAGTTATACTTTACAATTGGTTTCATACACAGAGGCAAAAGGAGGAACTCCATAAGAGAATAATTCAATTAGAAAAGCAACTGGATGCAAAACAAGCACTGGAATTGGAAATTGAGAGATTGAGAGGGTCATTAAATGTCATGAAGCACATGGGAGACGATGGAGATGTGGAAATTCTGGAAAAAGTGGATACAATACTCAAACAGTTGcgagaaaaagaaggagaacTTGAAGATTTAGAAGCTTTGAACCAAACATTAATAGTGAAGGAGCGCAAGAGCAATGATGAGCTGCAAGAAGCTCGAAAAGAATTAGTTAATGTAAGTGTTTTGCCCCTTCAATGATGAGCAGCAagaagctcaaaaattgcataTGTTTTTATCATAAGTTAATACAAAGATGCTGTAATCATATACATGACTTAagttttgatttattatttattaagaCTAGGAACCCCTGGAGACTAATTCAAGTGTTAACGTGTCCAATTTTTCGACCCCAAGCTTAATACAAGTTCCCATAGCTTGTGCAAAAGtactaattttctttctttgtagGACCTGAAAGACTTAGCTAGCCGTGCTCATATTGGCGTTAAGAGAATGGGAGAACTTGACAGTAAACCATTCCatgaagcaatgaaaagaaagtataaTGAGGAAGAAGCAGAAGACAGAGCTTCAGAGCTATGCTCATTGTGGGAGGAATATCTGAAGGACCCTGACTGGCATCCTTTGAAAGTTATTACAGTTGATGGGAACCATCAGGTGTTTTTCTTAGATTGCTTAAAATCTGGTTTGATTAGATTACTCTTAGTTCTAGTTTAAATCCGTTCCAAGGCAAATAATGCTGTCAAATGCATGTTCTTTTTCATGATGTTGTAAACATTCCATGTCTTTATAATGCTAGTTTAACATAATCATTTGTAAGGATGAAAAGAGGAATGTGATTGTAAGCGACAGAAGTAAAtgctgccccccccccccccccccctcctttttttaatagagcaaatcaagaaaaaaaaagggctcaAAAGAGTACAGAAACTTTGAAgcagtctttaaaaaaaattaaaaaataagataaaattctttgaaatttcaCACTTTATTTTGAAATACTAAATTCTTTAAAACTGAAGCTACTAGACACTTCCACATTGTTGTGACTTCTGACACAAGTGTACTTGCTATTGTCATACGTAGATGGCCACATCAACATGTGTACTGTATTCTTTTGAAATGATGTCATTGTTCCTAAAGAGGAGCTACTCTGTATCTTTacctttcccttttattttactCTTCCAAGCTAGCTGGGCTTAATTTATTGTCAGTTATCAAAGTTTCCTGATCTAAATTAAAGGATTAGATTTCTAGTCTGGTTTAGTTTGGCTGTGCTTGTGTTGCTTATGTAATTAGATGCTCTGAATTTGTGAATTATGATGGGAAAGTCCCTTGCCAGTGTGATGTTTGAACAAACAAACGGTTTGCATGTCTGTTTGTggttttttattgtcttttatGTAACTTGTCAGGAACATGCTTTCTGCTGTCTAATATGTATGCGAGCATCTAcatttgcttaatttttttgttcatcagcttagatatgaatttttttaagtattacaTCTATGTAATGTTCAAGGATTCTGTTGCCCCAAATTactattcaaattttaaatgaagtagtTATGAGCTTGCAATGGTATTCAAATATTTCCATAGCCTGTATGCTTTTGGTTGTGAAGTCCTTATTCATCACTTCTTGTTACTTTGCTTGACTTTTTAACATGATATGGTTTACTTAAGATGAATGTCACTGTTTCAGCAAGTTAtagatgaagaagatgagaaatTGAATGATCTGAGGAAAGAATTGGGTGATGAAGTTTACAAGGCTGTGACAGCAGCTTTAATGGAGATAAATGAATACAATCCTAGTGGGCGGTATATAATATCAGAATTGTGGAACTATCCAGAGGGAAGAAGAGCTACACTTGAAGAGGGGGTCATGTTTATATTGAAGCAATGGAAAGTAGCTAAACGCAAAAGGGGAATGAGTTGAAGGTTGGTGTAAGTTTCATttagtttattataaaaattaagtgAGACGAATGAACAACTATGCGAGGCActcattaataatattaaattttggcaGACTAGCATGTAATGAGTCTTGAATGTAGCCTTTGCCACCtttactgaaattttttttgctgccTATGATAGGTACTGTTGCTTTGGTAGTAGACCAAGCTTTTACTACCTAGGATAGATGGCATCTTTTCCTGGAAGACAATTGAcaatttgatataaattcaacaGTGAATGAAGCATGAGGATACACAGACCATGttacttcatttttttaaagcaGTGTTCTGCAAATATTGCATTTGTATTCAGCTCAGTTTGTGTTTACAAAAATAATCCAGCTGTTATGTCATAGTcatacaacaacaaccaagGCTTACTCCCGAAATTTTGGGGTGGACCATGGATCCTCAACAGACTAGTCCGGGTCAGCCCATGTTATAGTCTTTACCCATGATTGTGTTAGTCATAAATGATGTTAAATTCTTTAGTCGTTAGCCTTTGTTATAGTCATTCCCATGATTATGTTAGTATAAATGAGTAAATGACATTAAATTCTTTATTCGGTAGCTTTAATGTACCCATGATTTCAGTATCTTGTAAGGAAAGCCATATTCAATACTTCTCTCACATTAAAACATTGTTGCTTTGTTTGCAGGAAATAATATATCTGAGTCCTTTAACGGAACAATGTAGTGGAATTTGGAAGACATGTCACTGAGAGATGGAATAAGCTGCCCGCTTACATGATGGTGGCGGGTGTTCAAGGCATGTGTTCTCTGTAATTTATTGTGTTTCATATAGGAGGGACCTTTTCTCTCCAAGTCTCCATTGAACAACTTGTTGAAAGCAACTGCATATTTAGCATTCTTCTTGTTCAATGGATGGGAAACTTGATGGAAAATCTATTTGAAAATGCAGTGTAGCCTTCAATctaaaacttgtgttttaaaataaacttattttcttCCCCCGTTCCTTGAGTATTTGAGTTACCATTGTAGTCCCATATCTACCAAACATAACCATATGTGATTGAGGTATAGAAACGTCAAATATAATTGGGTTAGAACAAAGCTTCTATTCATTTCTGATGGAAATATGTTATAAGTTTAAAGGGACAACTTCCTCACAACTGTTGAGGTGGCAAGTTATTAATGGTAAGCAATAAAGTGGCGTCAATGGTAGGCATATatgagaatcaataataactttttCAACTCAGCAGTTCTGGAAACTATCATGTCTATAGTGTATAACTAGAAAATATTTAACTCCAAAGTCTAGTTTTGGAGTCATAGTCATCTTGATGAATAATGAAATACCAAACTTGTGACTGCTACTATCCACATTCCCTGGCTTGGATCTTGCTTCATAAATAGTTAGCCGCACAAAGATGGAATAGGCTTAGGTCTCTTGCTTATAGTGCTGCATGTGGGCATGTATTGGCTTCAGCTGAACTGCAAGCCTTTTCTACTTTGTTCCACGTCCATTGTTCCTTGGTGTACACTGGTATCCCAATTCAGGGATCAATTGCAATGTTGGAGAGAGTTGTTTCTTTATCTCTGAAGATAGTTTAGAAACAGATTGTTCAAATTCCTATTATTATTGATGCCACTGCGGAGCTATGggtgttgtttcttttcattgcttaaGGTGATGCAAGTGCAATTCCTAATGGTGAACATTGCTGCTTTGCAATTTGTGAACAATTCTTcgtgggttttgaatttttggtgTCAGTTTCCGAGTCATGGAAAGTCACAACTCGTTTAATAATTACCGAATAATATTGGTAACGTATAAGCTATGAAGACTATCTAACCGTTTAAGCCATGAAAATCGAGTGCAGTAATGAAAAACGAAAGATAGAAATTGTGTTACTTTCcctaaattttggtttttttttttttttttttaattggatagtTACAACAAGAATtagattaaaattataaaactcttGGCAAATacgaaatacaaaaatttaggaAACAACTATTTTActacatttttacaaactgctgatgtggttttaatattttccaaatagttATTATAAGtataaatgtgatgttagtgatgAGCTCATATTAGAATTAGTAAGAATTcgccacatcagcaatttgtaaaaattttgtaaaatagtttgtatccgTAGcactactcaaaaaaaaaaattgttttatattttttttaataaaaatgatattaaaactttttataaattgttCATTAACAAATGCTTAAGGACACCCattaattagagtaaaaaatttatttatcaagCCAACTGAAAAGTGCAGACATATGAGTAATCTTACAtccacaacaatttcacaataaatcctatgtaacaaattgttattaattttaatctAGACTCACCATTAAAATTACCTTTTTTGCTTATCAGTAAGAACTTGTTTTATTAATTGGGAAAATGCGAGAGAGAtgttatataattaatgataTTCCTAACCTCAAATGCTTATAGTATTTATTGGGACTCACCTTAGTTTTCACCTCCctccattaaaattttgttaccATGATGAAAAACGTTGAAAAGTACAGTCCATGGACCAtgtgcaccaaaaaaaaaaaaaaaaaaaaaaagacgatcACGAAGAATGTATGATTATGTATCATATAAAcgataataataattaaaaaaaaaaaaaaaaaaaaacatatgtctcatttctttgctttttttttaatttttattgagaaGAGATTTTGTTTCATTTCTTTGCTGAATGCATAAAAATCTTTCATTCAGTTTCGTGATACATTGCATGAGACGTGGGTCATTTTTACATGTTCGGAGAGAAAAGAAGGTGATGAATATTAATGGGCCTGGCTAATGGCTATATATAGGGCTTAGCTACCGGCattactctcttttctttttatctgaTTGTGAGTGAAACTTTCTTCACTTCCTTCTCCTCCAGGTACTCTACTTtctacttattattattattattttataaaatgagtgtttatttgtttttaaccgctattcaatttttgttgcTTGATCATGTAAGTAAATCCATGGCCTTGGATAAAcatttgcatttaattttttctttttttcttttttggaatacTCTTCAAGTGAAAGACGCTTTAGAAAGTGTGTGGACTTTAGTGTATATACCTTTGCTCAAACTAGATACACATTTATATATACCTATGTTCAAGCACGCAtctttttagagagtttcaacccatggtgatgatagctctttatcatcagactaagatattaatcaatttttggtataagcagtgattgaatctcaaatctcttattcaaccataaaaaactttaataTGCGGGATGTAGAAGCAtgcatttgtgtgtgtgtgtgtttagaaAGTGTTAAAAGTTAAGGAACTATATGGTTCTCTCTTAATTTAATTCAATGTCTCATTTCGACTTGTTGTACattatgtaaattttaattaaatatcaTACTTTGTTGTAAGATTTTACTAAGCTTAATGAAACATTCTCATACAATGTTGAATTCTTTAGacctaaattttaattattaaaaaaaaaaaaaaaattgtgaattgtacatttgtattgtttttataaCATAATACTATACATTTATTCTCATTTTAGGAGATAATAAGCTTAATTTGCTTCTTGGAGATTCTAGCCTCTTGAATAGTTGAATTTAAAGGGATCAacactattatttttatttatttataattatggCCACTGTGATCCTAGGAAGCACGGATGCTTCATTTGGGGTGCTGTACTTGTGTACCGCCTgtgtcatgttataatttttcaaaatttgcttGTGTCACCATATTGTATCTGTACCTGTGTTCGTACTTCCTAGCTGTGATTAGTGCTAGAATATAATGTTGATTATATAAGTTGGgaaataataatcataataaaacaATGGGCAGGTATTTGAACAGATGAGTTTGAAATGAAAAGATTTGCTTTGTTTAAACAGAGCACAAGAAAAAGgaattgaatttataaaatagagaaaaaatgcAAGAGTTATGGGATCGGGttttaaaatttcagaattctaCTTTGAATATTTTATGCTGAAGGGTTTTGATGAATTAGAATTCTACTTTGAATGTTTTATGCTAAAGGGttttaatatatcaaaattcTACTTTGAATGTTTTGTGCTATGCATATGATCTGGTGAGCTTGCATGAAGGTCTCATGGACTTGTCTAGTTGTCTTATAGTTGTTTGTCTTCAGTTGCTGGAACTATTATCTGGGTCATTTATAGTCTGTTTGAATtaagagggagggagggagagtagagtagagtagattagatttagtataaaattagtttatttttagctaacactactctactcccctccttCTCCCttccatccaaacaggccattagaGATGTAAATCTAAAAGGGAATTTCACTTTGGATAAGTGAcctttgttccttgtatttgcTGATTACGAAgtagtttatttatatttctagAATTTTGATGTATCTTGTTGTATTTGTATCACTGATGTTGAGGGCACTTTATATTTTAGGTTTAAATGGATGACTAtattcttgaagagttgcataAAGCACGCAGACTTGTTGTGAGCCTTGCCAAGGAAGTTGATGTCAAGAATGAAAAATTGTTTAGAATGGAGAGCAAGTTAGATGAGACCTTTCACATGATGATGGAGGAGAAAGCTAAGCTGCAGCAAGTGCAGCGAGCTTACTCTCAAGGTATATTACACTTCATTAATAGCAAATTCATTTCAAATTCCACCTGCTTCAAAGTTATTTATTCTTATCTTACCTCATTATGCATATGCAATCCAAAAATTGAATGGGTTGAATCCATGCTTTCTTGTTTGTTACATGCCTGTGTTATATCACTTATGACATATTCATATTATCGTTCACACATTGGGATGGGACTAAAGCTTTTAATATGTTCAAAATGGGAATCCTGTCTCTggataaaaaaaacaactttgcAACTCTAGCAAGACTCAAGCAACCAAGCTATACCCCCACAAACTATACCTGTGAAAATTTGTCTAGAAAGAGTGAGCTTAATGGTGTCTATGTTATAAAAAATTGCTGAATCTGCAGAAGGATTGGTTGATTGGTATATAATGGCAGTCTAGTTTTAATTAAGCTTGTGAATGCATTCTTTGCTAGTATTATAATAATTGCAGTGAACTTAAATGTGAAATGGGAGAATAAATCATGTTTGAATATCAACTAGTCCAGCATGTAAACTCCATTCGAATACTTGAGAGAATTGCAACCTTATGATTCGCATTGCCTCTTTACCCTCATGGTTGGTATTTACACTTTTAATCTGTGGCTTTGTTTCTCACTCCCTTGTGAAATTCAGTCAATTTAGCACTACCTTTGCTTCAGTTGTATATCTTGCATTGAAACTTTGTTAGATTCTGTCTTCTACAATTCTTCTGCAtcttttaattctattttatgAGATCTGACTAATCTGAATTAGCATGATCTTTTGCAGCACTTTGAAATGCTAGAACATGTGTGCTTATCTCATACTTAATAATAAATTCTTTAGAAATGAAGAAGACACAGTTTGTCGCCGAAGAGTTAAAGAATTGGAGAAGCGAGAGGCCCAGATTGATCTGGAGCGAAAAAGTTTACTCATTCAGAGGGAAAAGGTAACATGAAACTTTGTAAATGATCCTTTATGAATGACTGTAGCCATATATGGGCTCTATCCATTTGCAATGCCAAACATAAGGTCCTGGTAATATTATCCAAGGTTGGTTGTTTTTTACGGTGTAAAGCTAGTCCTCTTGTTTTGTTATGCCTATAGGATTACTTGAACAACATATCAACCTTTTGTATAATTCATATGCATTGTTTGTCATCTGCAAGTATTGCTTCCTTCATTTGCTATGGAACAATTTAAATGTATTCAAATTACAGTTGTATGTGCATATTTTGCCATTATTTGTTGCCCAGTTTAGAATTTGGATTCAATTCCAAGAATCCATGCAGTTCTAGCTAGAACTTGTTTAGATTGAATTCCATATGGTTCTTGCCAAAACTTTGTCTGCCATTTACTTGATAGTTGTTGTGAGCCAACTCCAACAATAGTTTTACATTAAGCTAACATCTTAACTGCTATAGTTGAAAGCTCAAAGCTCTACAAAACACGACTACATATCAACCATCCAAATTGATGCCCTGAGAAAAGAACTGGAGGAAAAAGTGGATGAGTTGCAATCCATGGACACCCTTAACCAAACTCTGATAATTAAGGAGCATATGAGTAACCTTGAGCTGAAAGATGCTCACAAAGAATTGATAAATGtaagatttttcttattttcttttgcacATGGTTAATGTTTACTGAAAATGCTCAACTTTTTATGTATATTATCAACTACCATTTTGTTTTGCTAATATCTGCCCtctccaaaaaaatacaaaaaaatacaaaaaacaaaaagaagtgATGTCTTTGTGTTTGCCATACAGGGTTTGCAAGATATTTGGAATGACCAAGACCTTTTTGGAATCAAAAGAATGGGTGAGGTTGATGAGAAACTGTTTAAAGATGTGTGCTTAAAAAAATTCCCTAATGGTTGGGAGGTAAATGCAGAAGAACTAATTTTACTGTGGCAAGCCAATGTTAGTAATCCAATTTGGCATCCTTTCAAAACAGAATTTCTTGATGGAAAATTGCAGGTACTTTTCTTTACCttctttttattacttctttcaTATAGTTTAAAGTTCAATATGGATACCTGAGATGTTTCTTGTATAAAAATATCTCAGGGCATTGTTGTCAAGGAAGTAGTAAGGGACATTGGTTTTGTCTATTACAATAAACAGTATGATGATTTTTCCTTGTAGAATAAAGGCCAACTTCAATAAATGGaattattatatgttttttctCTTATTATAGGGTGCCCAATTCTTCAAAtcatgaaaaatgaataaagtcAGTTTTAAATTCCAAAGCATTGTAACACAAGTGATGTTTTATAACCAATTCATCAGCAATCTTAtagttataaaattgaaaacgGAACATTCTATACAGCGATGAATTAGTATTGTGACTGTCCCAATGGCTTGATGGACAAAGCAGTCTTTGCCATTATAACAAAATGAATTGGTTGAACTCATGTTAgatattttaatattacttgCTGAATCGTATTTGCATTCACTTTGTGACTTATAACTCTTTGAAATGCAAGAAGTAATAGATAAAGGTGATAGTAAGCTGAAGGAGTTGAGGAGTGTATGGGGCGAGGAAGTGTACAAGGCTGTAGCTGATGCATTGATGGAATTGAATGACTACAACTCAAGCGGGAGATATGTagttccagaactttggaactTCAATGAGAGAAGAAAAGCTAGTTTGAAAGAGGTAATTAAGTACATGATCGAAGAGTTGAAGACACTCAAGTCTTATGTACCTCCAGAACTTTGGAACTTCAATGAGGGAAGAAAAGCCAGTTTGAAAGAGGTAATTAAGAACATGATTGAAGAGTTGAAGACACTCAAGCCTCTTAAGCGTAGAAGATAATGACAATGATATCTAGTCTAGCAGTGGTAGTACTACTCACTCTACTCAAAGTGCAAGTTCTACAAAGATAGAAACTTTGAGAGCTCTTAGTAACCCCACAAATTGTTTGATCTAACTAGAAGATTGAGCACTACTCTGTAAAGCATCGACAAGATGGATTTTTGCAACTAATGTATCTGATCAAGTCCCATTACATCACAAAATATGCTTTTGAGGCTTGAATATGTATGATATTTTGCTTGTAACTTATGCTGTAGTCATATGGTCTTCCAAATCATACTAGTGCTAGAAAAGGACAATGCTAAATCTATTACTAATTTTACTATGAAAATTTACAAACTAACGTGACAATGAATTTGATTGGTGTCTtataaactacaaaataaattaattttttgttttgtatttataaattaatatattagtcATAGGAAAAACTATACCACCTAAGTTAAGCtggaaaaaagattttttaacaaTGTCATGCACATTACCGTATCATTTCGGTCCCACTTTAGATTAATTCGGTCAATTTTGAACTAATTGAGcctttaattgatttttttggtaggttgcctttttaattttggactcaaattttcttttctttttttcccccttaaattttgggttgaaaagtgtgaaaattttattctatttgggccaaactttttagttttggactaaaaaataaatacaaaatagacattagaaattagagatatgaaccctaaaaaagcaataaaaatgataaatactCAAAAGATTACTTTAAAATCCAGGTTTCAATAATATAGgcattatacttatatttgaaatgaaaaaaaaaattacaattctaaatttatataataatttaatagttaatgTATGTGTTCCATGGAATGTGAGAGTACATTTTTGGTTAATATTCTTTGATATGTTCAAATTTGTCAATCAATTATgatatattttggaaaaa
This genomic window contains:
- the LOC126697519 gene encoding protein INVOLVED IN DE NOVO 2; this translates as MDFSSGEDSDISESEMDEYEDKTYEKLKNGNHNVKNSNETFTCPYCPKKKKRDYLYKELLQHASGVGNSSSDKRSAKEKANHLALVKYLEKDLASPSKPVNENDPPVGCDHDEKLVWPWTGIVVNIPTKRTEEGRYVGESGSKLRDELKSRGFNPTRVHPLWNFRGHSGSAVVEFCKDWPGLHNAMSFERAYEADHHGKKDWLANNDQKSGLYAWVARADDYNSTGIIGDHLQKIGDVRTISDIMEEEARKQGKLVSNLKNLIEVKNKCLKEMEERCTQTTVSLSNIIEEKDKLLQAYNEEIKKIQLSARDHFQRIFKDHEKLKLLVESQKTELEHRGVELEKREARNESESKKLAEEIEKNAIRNSSLQLASLEQEKADVNVLKLAEDQKRQKEELHKRIIQLEKQLDAKQALELEIERLRGSLNVMKHMGDDGDVEILEKVDTILKQLREKEGELEDLEALNQTLIVKERKSNDELQEARKELVNDLKDLASRAHIGVKRMGELDSKPFHEAMKRKYNEEEAEDRASELCSLWEEYLKDPDWHPLKVITVDGNHQQVIDEEDEKLNDLRKELGDEVYKAVTAALMEINEYNPSGRYIISELWNYPEGRRATLEEGVMFILKQWKVAKRKRGMS
- the LOC126696587 gene encoding factor of DNA methylation 1-like; the encoded protein is MDDYILEELHKARRLVVSLAKEVDVKNEKLFRMESKLDETFHMMMEEKAKLQQVQRAYSQEDTVCRRRVKELEKREAQIDLERKSLLIQREKLKAQSSTKHDYISTIQIDALRKELEEKVDELQSMDTLNQTLIIKEHMSNLELKDAHKELINGLQDIWNDQDLFGIKRMGEVDEKLFKDVCLKKFPNGWEVNAEELILLWQANVSNPIWHPFKTEFLDGKLQGIVVKEVVRDIGFVYYNKQYDDFSL